From the genome of Phocoena phocoena chromosome 18, mPhoPho1.1, whole genome shotgun sequence, one region includes:
- the SERTM1 gene encoding serine-rich and transmembrane domain-containing protein 1 has protein sequence MSEPDSSSVFSGSMENGTFLELFPTSLSTSVDPSSGHLSNVYIYVSIFLSLLAFLLLLLIIALQRLKNIISSSSSYPEYPSDAGSSFTNLEVCSISSQRSTFSNLSS, from the coding sequence ATGTCTGAACCTGACTCTTCATCTGTATTCTCGGGGAGTATGGAGAATGGAACTTTCCTCGAGCTATTTCCCACATCCCTGTCCACATCGGTGGACCCGTCCTCAGGCCACCTGTCAAATGTCTACATCTATGTGTCCATATTCCTCAGCCTGTTAGCCTTCCTGCTTCTACTTTTAATCATTGCCCTCCAGAGGCTCAAAAATATCATCTCCTCCAGTTCCTCCTACCCGGAGTATCCAAGCGACGCTGGAAGTTCTTTCACCAACTTGGAAGTCTGCAGTATTTCCTCGCAAAGGTCCACTTTTTCAAACCTTTCCTCCTGA